One segment of Clostridium botulinum DNA contains the following:
- a CDS encoding ribonuclease Z: protein MIDLCILGTTGGMPMVNKYLSATLININGRKILIDCGEGTQVAMREIGWGFKSIDLICITHSHGDHTIGLPGLLSTMGNSGRTEKVIIVGPKGIKEIVNGLNIINPYLPYELEVVELENNDLKFIIDKNNMFLCEDNDKCNLILSSLEVEHSAKCLSYSFYIKRRPRFSVEKASKNNVPKLLWSKLQNQEIVNYDNKIYTPDLVLDNARKGIKISYVTDTRPISTLPQFIKYSDLFICEGTYGSDEDIDKAIKNKHMTFRESATLAKKGECNELILTHFSAALSAPENFLNNAKEIFHNSIVAHDGLIKTLKFID, encoded by the coding sequence ATGATTGATTTATGCATTTTAGGAACAACAGGTGGAATGCCTATGGTTAATAAATACTTATCTGCTACTTTGATAAACATAAACGGTAGAAAAATTTTGATTGATTGTGGTGAAGGTACCCAAGTTGCTATGAGAGAAATAGGCTGGGGCTTTAAATCTATAGATTTAATTTGTATAACCCATTCACATGGTGATCATACTATAGGACTCCCTGGATTACTATCTACAATGGGGAATTCAGGGAGAACTGAAAAAGTTATAATAGTTGGACCGAAGGGAATAAAGGAAATTGTTAATGGATTAAATATAATAAATCCTTATCTTCCTTATGAATTAGAAGTTGTTGAATTAGAAAATAATGATTTAAAATTTATAATAGATAAAAATAATATGTTTTTATGTGAAGATAATGATAAGTGTAACCTTATATTGTCTTCATTAGAAGTTGAACATTCTGCTAAATGTTTAAGTTATAGTTTTTATATAAAAAGACGACCTAGATTTTCAGTAGAAAAAGCATCAAAAAATAATGTTCCTAAACTTTTATGGAGTAAATTACAGAATCAAGAAATTGTAAATTATGATAATAAAATATATACTCCTGATTTAGTTCTTGATAATGCTCGCAAAGGTATTAAAATATCATATGTAACTGATACTAGACCAATCAGCACTCTTCCTCAATTCATAAAATATAGTGACTTATTTATTTGCGAAGGAACTTATGGTAGTGATGAGGATATAGACAAAGCTATAAAAAACAAACATATGACATTTAGAGAAAGTGCAACACTTGCTAAAAAAGGAGAATGTAATGAATTAATTTTAACTCACTTTAGTGCCGCATTATCTGCTCCCGAAAACTTTTTAAATAATGCAAAAGAAATTTTTCATAATTCTATAGTTGCCCACGATGGGCTAATTAAAACCTTGAAATTTATAGATTAG
- a CDS encoding HAD family hydrolase: MNKKYDYIFMDLDGTITDPMIGITKSIQYSLKHFGINVEDINTLTKFIGPPLKDTFRLDYGFSEEETVVAMEKFRERFASIGLFENNVYEGMEEFLKLLKDSGKTIMVATSKPKFFAEQILEHFGLSKYFTFIGGSNMDETRSKKSEVIEYVLSENNITDLSNVIMIGDREHDIIGAKEFNIDSIGVLYGYGNYDELKKAGATYIVKDLKELLTILKI; the protein is encoded by the coding sequence TTGAATAAAAAATATGACTATATTTTTATGGATTTAGATGGAACAATAACAGATCCTATGATTGGAATAACAAAATCAATACAATATTCATTAAAACATTTTGGAATTAATGTTGAAGATATTAATACATTAACTAAATTTATAGGTCCACCATTAAAAGACACTTTTAGATTAGACTATGGATTTAGTGAAGAAGAAACAGTAGTAGCTATGGAGAAATTTAGAGAAAGATTTGCAAGTATTGGACTTTTTGAAAATAATGTATATGAAGGTATGGAAGAATTTTTGAAATTATTAAAAGATAGTGGAAAAACTATTATGGTTGCAACATCAAAACCTAAATTTTTTGCAGAACAAATATTGGAACACTTTGGTTTATCAAAATATTTTACTTTTATCGGTGGTAGTAATATGGATGAAACGCGTTCTAAAAAGAGTGAAGTTATAGAATATGTTTTATCAGAAAATAATATAACTGATTTATCAAATGTTATTATGATAGGGGATAGAGAACATGATATTATAGGAGCAAAGGAATTTAATATTGATAGTATTGGAGTACTATATGGGTATGGTAATTATGATGAATTAAAAAAAGCAGGTGCAACATATATAGTTAAGGACTTAAAAGAATTATTAACTATACTTAAAATATAA